CATCTTCAGCAGAATGAATGCTTTCGTCTAGACAAATAGGTGTGTGCATGCGAGATTGAAGATCGGCATGATCAATTAAGTCATCGTGTGCTAAAGGCTGTTCAATCATCATTAAATTAAACTCATCAAGCTGAGACAAATGATCAAGGTCATCTAACGTATAAGCAGAGTTTGCATCAACCATCAGAGGAATAGAAGGGAACTCTTTGCGGACAGCACGGGTGATGTCGATATCCCAGCCCGGCTTAATTTTGATTTTAATTCGTTTATACCCTTCATGAAGCCCCAGTTCAATTTTCCGAAGAACGTCATCAGCTGTATCCTGAATGCCAATGCTAAGACCGACTTCAATTTGTGTTTTTATGCCTCCTAGAGCTGTGGCAAGCGAAATGTCTTGTTCGCGCGCATATAAATCCCATACAGCCCCTTCTAAAGCAGCTTTGGCCATATAGTTGCCTCGAATATGAGCAAATAAGTCAGACACATCGTCAGGATGCTTAATATCTTGTTGTAAAAGAAGAGGAATTAAAAAATCCTCCATGATGTGCCAGTTTGTTTTAACCGTTTCTTCTTTATAAAAAGGGTCGGCGCATGCAACGGATTCCGCCCATCCTGAAAGACCGTCTTCATTTTGAATTTCTGCTAAAATAAAATCCCGGTCTGTTTCAGTTCCCAGACTAGTGGTAAAAGGATGAAGCAAATCCATTTTTAAATGTCGTAAAATCACTTGTTTGATTTTCATCATTCCGCCTCTTTTCTCGTTAAAATGTAAAAATGAACTGGAGATTCAGGTTCTTTATGCTTCATAAAATTAGTTACTTCATAGCCTTTAGAAAAATATTCTGTAAATAGTTTGCGTGTTTGCATACGCCACTCTAACGCAATAGAAGGTGAGCGGTCTTTCATTTGTTGAAAAGCAGACGGAATGGCTACTGCTACAAAGCGATCATTATCAAATGAAGCTTCACGAATAGCTTGAATGAAGGGGAAACCCTCATCGTTCAGCTTCCACTGCACCATATTTGCCTCGATCACTTCCTTCATCGTATACTCCCGCGGTAATTTTATAGATTCAATTGTGTCCCATTTCACTACAAACCGATCAGATGGTAAATCGGCGTTTAACGGATCGTTCATTTCTCCGTAGCAATTTTCAATATACGTTGAACACACAGCTTTTAGCTTTCCAATGTTTAAGTAGCCGTTCACGCTCTCCAACGGATCATACGTCCAGCTAATATATGAATAATTCAGTTGTTTGCTGTATTCACGCTGTGCTTGCTTTAACTTTTCTCCAATTC
This sequence is a window from Priestia aryabhattai. Protein-coding genes within it:
- the menC gene encoding o-succinylbenzoate synthase gives rise to the protein MKIKQVILRHLKMDLLHPFTTSLGTETDRDFILAEIQNEDGLSGWAESVACADPFYKEETVKTNWHIMEDFLIPLLLQQDIKHPDDVSDLFAHIRGNYMAKAALEGAVWDLYAREQDISLATALGGIKTQIEVGLSIGIQDTADDVLRKIELGLHEGYKRIKIKIKPGWDIDITRAVRKEFPSIPLMVDANSAYTLDDLDHLSQLDEFNLMMIEQPLAHDDLIDHADLQSRMHTPICLDESIHSAEDVRKAIKLGSTKIINIKIGRVGGLTEAKKIHDLCQAHNMPVWCGGMLESGIGRAHNIAITTLANFTLPGDTAASSKYWLKDIVQPEITVDNGIINVPDKAGIGYEPDWEQINLLTLEKKVYVR
- a CDS encoding GNAT family N-acetyltransferase, with the translated sequence MTQHMHEIDIRLLKTSAELEEVRQLESKVWGEAEAVPVHQTLTVTKNGGLVLGAFSHKKLIGFQYSFPGYDGKSIYLCSHILAVDPAFRSSGIGEKLKQAQREYSKQLNYSYISWTYDPLESVNGYLNIGKLKAVCSTYIENCYGEMNDPLNADLPSDRFVVKWDTIESIKLPREYTMKEVIEANMVQWKLNDEGFPFIQAIREASFDNDRFVAVAIPSAFQQMKDRSPSIALEWRMQTRKLFTEYFSKGYEVTNFMKHKEPESPVHFYILTRKEAE